In one window of Cellulophaga sp. HaHa_2_95 DNA:
- a CDS encoding ATP-binding protein has translation MIYLIVGNTGAGKTTYSHQLKEKVGGFLFSIDVWNSVLFLPDKKDEDGLAWYLERIDRAEDLMQEQLLQLQRIGIDAILDLGFSKYEHRQKFRDFAQANSIEVELHFLDIPKKERQKRVTQRNIEKGATFSFEVTNENLEFMEEWFETPTSEELHNAVIRIL, from the coding sequence ATGATATACTTAATTGTAGGTAATACTGGCGCTGGTAAAACAACTTATTCCCACCAACTTAAAGAAAAAGTTGGTGGGTTTTTGTTTTCTATAGACGTCTGGAATTCTGTTCTTTTTCTTCCAGATAAAAAAGATGAAGATGGTTTAGCTTGGTATCTGGAGCGAATTGATCGCGCAGAGGACCTGATGCAAGAACAGCTACTGCAACTACAAAGAATTGGAATAGATGCTATTCTAGATTTAGGATTTTCAAAATATGAGCATCGGCAAAAGTTTAGAGATTTTGCTCAAGCCAATAGCATTGAAGTTGAACTACACTTTCTAGATATCCCAAAAAAAGAACGACAAAAACGGGTTACGCAACGGAATATCGAAAAAGGAGCTACTTTTTCTTTCGAAGTTACGAATGAAAATCTTGAGTTTATGGAAGAGTGGTTTGAAACACCGACTTCCGAAGAATTACATAATGCCGTTATACGTATCCTATAA
- a CDS encoding carboxypeptidase-like regulatory domain-containing protein — translation MKSKSNYSHNKPWKALLVALLIFGTVPQSSAATILQEEKQEEFAQYKGKIIDANSKKELVFATITIQNSNISTVTNTEGDFALKVPKALADPTVSISFLGYKTKELSLKELKDNDKIALETAVTALSEVNIVVPKNAELLVRETLNKKGVDYFEFPTLMTAFYRETIKKRKKNVSLSEAVVNIHKAPYTTKQNDAVELYKARKSTDYSKLDTLTLKLQGGPFNTLFIDLMKYPEYVFTQETIPLYNYTFERSARINDQLIYVISFSQKENLTDQLYKGQLFIDAEHKILTSAIYELNITDRENAARMFVKRKPAKANVYPTAVAYRVDYREKDNKWYYGYSNVMLEFKINWDDRWFNSVYSMTCEMAVTDWEKNVGKNLRGKEKLRRNIILSDEALGFSDPDFWGEYNIIEPEKSIESAIKKIQRQIKKDKIGGTAAIPKP, via the coding sequence ATGAAAAGCAAATCTAATTATTCCCATAATAAGCCATGGAAAGCATTATTGGTGGCCTTACTAATTTTTGGAACTGTGCCACAAAGTAGTGCCGCTACTATTTTACAAGAAGAGAAACAAGAGGAATTTGCTCAATACAAGGGTAAAATTATAGATGCCAATAGTAAAAAAGAACTTGTATTTGCAACAATTACCATACAAAATTCTAATATAAGTACGGTAACAAACACAGAGGGCGATTTCGCTTTAAAAGTTCCTAAAGCTTTGGCAGACCCCACAGTTTCCATAAGCTTCTTAGGGTATAAGACAAAAGAGTTAAGCCTAAAAGAACTTAAAGACAATGATAAGATTGCATTAGAAACAGCAGTTACCGCTTTATCTGAGGTTAATATTGTTGTCCCTAAGAATGCAGAACTTCTTGTTCGAGAAACATTAAATAAAAAAGGTGTAGATTATTTTGAATTCCCCACCCTGATGACCGCTTTTTACCGTGAAACCATAAAAAAGAGAAAGAAAAATGTTTCATTGTCTGAAGCGGTAGTCAATATTCATAAAGCGCCATATACTACAAAGCAAAACGATGCGGTAGAATTATATAAGGCAAGAAAAAGTACTGATTACAGTAAATTAGATACCTTAACTTTAAAATTACAAGGAGGCCCCTTCAATACCCTATTTATCGACTTAATGAAATATCCGGAGTATGTCTTTACACAAGAAACCATTCCGCTTTACAACTATACCTTTGAACGTTCCGCTAGAATTAATGATCAATTAATCTATGTTATAAGTTTTTCTCAGAAAGAAAACTTGACAGACCAACTCTATAAAGGACAGCTATTTATAGATGCTGAACATAAAATTTTGACTAGCGCTATCTATGAATTAAATATTACAGATAGAGAAAACGCCGCACGTATGTTTGTAAAACGAAAACCTGCTAAAGCCAATGTATATCCTACTGCTGTAGCTTATCGTGTAGACTATAGAGAGAAAGATAATAAGTGGTATTATGGCTACAGTAATGTCATGTTGGAGTTCAAAATTAATTGGGATGATCGATGGTTTAATTCTGTGTATAGCATGACCTGTGAAATGGCCGTAACCGATTGGGAAAAAAATGTAGGTAAAAACTTAAGAGGAAAAGAAAAATTACGCAGAAATATAATTCTTAGTGATGAAGCCCTAGGTTTCTCTGATCCTGACTTCTGGGGAGAATACAATATTATTGAACCCGAAAAATCTATCGAATCTGCGATTAAGAAAATTCAACGACAAATTAAAAAAGATAAAATAGGCGGTACAGCCGCAATCCCGAAGCCTTAA
- a CDS encoding ATP-binding protein gives MLAPKAHKEEEKRLAELQSYNILDSLPEEDYDNLSKIASEICGTPISMITLVDENRQWFKSSYGVDIKETPREISFCGHTINHSGDVFIVPDTRKDERFFDNPMVTGESNVVFYAGVPLMTANNLPIGSLCVIDHEPKTLNKSQIESLQALSNQVMKLIELRRNELLLQQALVNQKEKNTELERFAYIAAHDLKSPLNNITTLTDIFIDQYGINIDTQGSDILNMIVSSSNRLKGLIEGLLEYSKSDNLLKEKNKEVSIENIKNNINSIFSSNPHIHLTVISKLKKVTINETALDQILINLVTNAIKYNDKGEVQITIGIDASKTHYLFYVADNGPGIPKDKYDSIFDIFTINSPQDKFGVRGNGIGLATVKKIIEKLGGEITVKSTLGEGSKFSFTIKKQSL, from the coding sequence ATGCTTGCTCCAAAAGCGCACAAAGAAGAAGAAAAAAGATTAGCTGAGCTTCAATCTTATAATATTTTAGACTCTTTACCCGAAGAAGACTACGATAATTTATCTAAGATAGCCTCCGAAATATGTGGCACTCCTATTTCAATGATTACCCTTGTAGATGAAAATCGGCAATGGTTTAAGTCTTCTTATGGCGTAGATATAAAAGAAACTCCTAGAGAGATATCTTTTTGTGGTCATACCATAAATCACTCTGGAGATGTATTTATAGTTCCTGACACAAGAAAAGACGAGCGCTTTTTTGACAACCCTATGGTTACAGGAGAATCTAATGTAGTTTTTTACGCCGGAGTTCCTTTAATGACGGCAAATAACTTACCAATTGGCTCTTTGTGTGTTATAGATCACGAACCAAAGACCTTAAACAAAAGTCAGATAGAATCGCTTCAAGCGCTATCAAATCAAGTTATGAAGTTAATAGAGCTTCGTAGAAATGAACTCTTATTACAGCAAGCCTTAGTCAATCAAAAAGAGAAAAACACAGAACTAGAACGCTTTGCCTATATTGCCGCACATGATTTGAAGTCTCCATTAAATAATATTACCACCTTAACAGATATTTTCATCGATCAATATGGAATCAATATAGATACACAAGGATCAGATATTTTAAATATGATTGTGAGTTCTTCTAACCGATTAAAAGGACTTATTGAAGGCTTGTTAGAATATAGTAAGAGTGACAATCTGTTAAAAGAAAAAAATAAAGAGGTCAGCATAGAGAATATAAAGAATAACATCAATAGCATATTTAGCAGCAACCCTCACATTCATTTAACAGTCATATCAAAATTAAAAAAGGTTACTATTAATGAAACCGCATTAGATCAAATACTCATCAATTTGGTTACCAATGCCATAAAATACAATGACAAAGGCGAGGTTCAAATTACAATAGGAATTGACGCTTCTAAAACACACTACCTGTTTTATGTTGCTGATAATGGCCCAGGAATTCCTAAAGATAAATACGACAGTATTTTTGATATTTTCACCATCAATAGTCCCCAAGATAAATTTGGAGTGAGAGGTAACGGAATTGGCTTAGCTACCGTAAAAAAAATAATTGAAAAATTAGGGGGTGAGATTACGGTGAAATCCACTCTGGGGGAAGGCTCTAAATTTAGCTTTACGATAAAAAAACAATCTTTATAA
- a CDS encoding FMN-binding negative transcriptional regulator, whose amino-acid sequence MFTPKYYEQKDLKEIKQFLIENSFGILVNQVDDKPWATHIPLELDTDHDGTDILVGHIARANPQGKHFTENSTVLCIFNGPHSYISSSWYKKEEVPTWNYIAVHVYGKLSLLNEDEVLASMQKLVNKYEKASKNPIVLEDMSSKTLRQVKGVIGFKIKIDDIQATYKLSQNRTEDHETIISELETTDDVNACAIAQAMKKNTL is encoded by the coding sequence ATGTTCACTCCGAAGTATTACGAGCAAAAGGATTTAAAAGAAATCAAACAATTTTTAATTGAAAATAGTTTTGGCATCCTTGTAAACCAGGTAGACGATAAACCTTGGGCTACACATATTCCTTTAGAATTAGATACTGACCATGATGGCACAGATATTTTAGTAGGCCATATTGCAAGAGCAAATCCACAGGGAAAACATTTTACGGAAAATAGTACCGTACTTTGTATTTTTAATGGACCACACTCCTACATCTCTTCATCTTGGTATAAAAAAGAAGAGGTTCCTACTTGGAACTATATTGCGGTTCATGTATATGGAAAGTTGAGTCTCCTTAATGAAGACGAAGTCTTGGCATCCATGCAGAAACTGGTAAATAAGTACGAAAAAGCATCTAAGAATCCTATAGTCTTAGAAGACATGTCTAGCAAAACACTGAGACAAGTTAAAGGAGTAATCGGTTTTAAAATTAAAATAGATGATATCCAAGCTACGTATAAGTTATCGCAAAATAGAACGGAAGATCATGAAACTATAATTTCAGAACTAGAAACTACTGATGATGTTAATGCCTGTGCTATAGCACAAGCAATGAAAAAGAACACCCTCTAA